One region of Pyramidobacter sp. YE332 genomic DNA includes:
- a CDS encoding HypC/HybG/HupF family hydrogenase formation chaperone yields MCLAVPHRIEELCGDGSAIASAGPIRRSIRVDLLDAPAVGDLVLVHAGFAIEKVDERDGVELEALWAEIREGAGDAGQLPF; encoded by the coding sequence CAGTGCCTCACAGAATTGAAGAGCTTTGCGGCGACGGCAGCGCGATCGCTTCGGCCGGCCCGATCCGCCGTTCGATCCGCGTCGACCTGCTGGACGCGCCGGCCGTGGGGGATCTCGTGCTGGTGCATGCCGGTTTTGCCATCGAAAAAGTCGACGAACGCGACGGCGTGGAACTGGAAGCGCTCTGGGCCGAAATCCGGGAAGGCGCCGGCGATGCGGGGCAGCTTCCTTTCTAG